Proteins encoded by one window of Megachile rotundata isolate GNS110a chromosome 10, iyMegRotu1, whole genome shotgun sequence:
- the LOC143265301 gene encoding uncharacterized protein LOC143265301: ISESTSEPNHVNLTISSTSESTYFNAPLDPSEPLNPSEPLNLYELLNPLESLNPSESLNPPEPLNPPESLNPSEPLNPSEPLNPSELLNPSEPLNPPESLNPSEPLNPFEPLNPSEPLNPSEPLNPSELLNPSEPLNSSESLNPPEPLNPPESLNPSEPLNPSEPLNPSELLNPSEPLNSSEPLNPSEPLNPSEPLNPSEPLNLYEPLNPLESLNPSESLNPPEPLNPPESLNPSEPLNPSEPLNPSEPLTPPESLNPSKPQNPPESLNPSEPRYPPI; this comes from the coding sequence ATATCTGAATCTACCTCTGAACCTAATCATGTGAATCTAACTATCTCATCTACCTCTGAATCTACATATTTCAATGCACCTCTAGATCCATCTGAACCTCTAAATCCATCTGAACCTCTAAATCTATATGAACTTCTAAATCCacttgaatctctaaatccatctgaatctctaaatccacctGAACCTCTAAATCCacctgaatctctaaatccatctGAACCTCTAAATCCATCTGAACCTCTAAATCCATCTGAACTTCTGAATCCATCTGAACCTCTAAATCCacctgaatctctaaatccatctGAACCTCTAAATCCATTTGAACCTCTAAATCCATCTGAACCTCTAAATCCATCTGAACCTCTAAATCCATCTGAACTTCTGAATCCATCTGAACCTCTAAATTCatctgaatctctaaatccacctGAACCTCTAAATCCacctgaatctctaaatccatctGAACCTCTAAATCCATCTGAACCTCTAAATCCATCTGAACTTCTGAATCCATCTGAACCTCTAAATTCATCTGAACCTCTAAATCCATCTGAACCTTTGAATCCATCAGAACCTCTAAATCCATCTGAACCTCTAAATCTATATGAACCTCTAAATCCacttgaatctctaaatccatctgaatctctaaatccacctGAACCTCTAAATCCacctgaatctctaaatccatctGAACCTCTAAATCCATCTGAACCTCTAAATCCATCTGAACCTCTAACTCCAcctgaatctctgaatccatctaaacctcaaaatccacctgaatctctaaatccatctGAACCCCGATATCCACCTATATAA